The following coding sequences lie in one Beijerinckia indica subsp. indica ATCC 9039 genomic window:
- a CDS encoding DotD/TraH family lipoprotein (Members of this family include DotD of type IVB secretion systems and TraH of plasmid conjugative plasmid systems, both lipoproteins.), producing MRQTFSVSSRVAPLILTLGLGACATPIPTYVDVPGMANPELALRESFASVDAETAKLGSLDLKDPLPPSPVSKSAETPARPAKSLSPLQRTGVVPGELQRVVQFQFNGSLDDGVTQLGKIIGYDVAIQAPPNAEPQPIVVEAVEAPVVDYLRSIGKAVGDRATVQIDPQHHQIQVIHHV from the coding sequence ATGCGACAGACTTTCTCCGTTTCTTCCCGCGTGGCGCCGCTTATCCTAACCCTGGGCCTTGGGGCCTGCGCCACGCCGATCCCGACTTATGTCGATGTGCCGGGCATGGCCAATCCCGAACTCGCGCTGCGCGAGAGTTTCGCCAGCGTCGATGCGGAGACTGCCAAACTCGGAAGCCTTGATCTCAAGGATCCGCTACCTCCCTCGCCCGTCTCAAAGTCTGCCGAGACCCCGGCAAGACCGGCCAAAAGCCTCTCTCCACTGCAGCGCACGGGCGTTGTCCCTGGCGAATTGCAACGTGTCGTCCAATTTCAGTTCAATGGCTCGCTCGACGATGGCGTGACCCAGCTCGGCAAGATCATCGGCTATGATGTCGCGATCCAAGCGCCCCCCAATGCCGAGCCACAACCGATCGTCGTCGAGGCGGTCGAGGCGCCTGTCGTCGATTATCTCCGGTCCATCGGCAAGGCGGTTGGTGATCGCGCCACGGTTCAGATCGATCCGCAGCACCATCAGATCCAGGTGATCCACCATGTCTGA
- a CDS encoding type IV secretion system DotC family protein → MSERRAPHGRRLGLTLVAGLTFLPPAHAENNVTILQIPPEPSLREIEQAARETGNPLSKPVTGAKQIPAITGGERPPSLEALQAALPGPQPGDGLEPGRGDILYQAALTFGAQGGLAARAFGINEMLRRYEPTLDSVFDFRTVVVRVGPGRTLMRPPIVTAAQMAFALGEGAQVARETACVYQITRRAQLASAPPNWRTYLVRSWASPSKPSDAVLPRTEQEVNWWKKWVAEGWAQGERQGVEIFLADLSRLQRDYIGMVRYRVLLRAGLVENPRVAFEDSLVNGGHEEMRAGDRVIRITDQPGLRADRKSWPKNTRDCPQ, encoded by the coding sequence ATGTCTGAGCGCCGCGCGCCCCATGGCCGCCGCTTGGGCCTCACGCTCGTGGCCGGCCTCACCTTCCTCCCGCCTGCCCATGCCGAGAACAATGTGACGATCCTGCAGATCCCGCCAGAGCCCAGCTTGCGGGAGATCGAGCAGGCAGCGCGGGAAACCGGCAATCCTTTGTCGAAGCCGGTTACGGGCGCCAAGCAGATCCCGGCTATTACAGGTGGCGAGCGTCCACCGTCTCTTGAGGCTCTGCAAGCGGCTTTGCCTGGCCCTCAGCCTGGCGACGGGCTTGAGCCCGGACGCGGCGACATCCTCTATCAGGCGGCTTTGACCTTCGGGGCTCAGGGCGGGCTCGCCGCGCGGGCTTTCGGTATCAACGAAATGCTGCGCCGGTACGAGCCGACACTCGATAGCGTCTTCGATTTCAGGACCGTGGTGGTGCGGGTTGGTCCGGGCCGGACCCTGATGCGACCACCGATCGTGACGGCGGCGCAAATGGCCTTCGCTTTGGGAGAAGGCGCGCAGGTCGCCCGCGAGACGGCCTGTGTCTATCAGATCACGCGCCGCGCTCAGCTCGCCTCGGCACCGCCGAATTGGCGCACCTATCTCGTGCGCTCCTGGGCCTCACCGTCAAAACCGTCCGATGCGGTCCTGCCAAGGACCGAGCAGGAGGTGAACTGGTGGAAGAAATGGGTGGCCGAAGGCTGGGCGCAGGGCGAGCGGCAGGGGGTCGAGATTTTCCTCGCCGATCTCTCCCGCCTGCAGCGCGATTACATCGGCATGGTTCGTTACCGCGTCCTTCTTCGCGCGGGCCTCGTGGAAAATCCCCGTGTCGCCTTCGAGGATAGCCTCGTCAATGGCGGCCATGAAGAGATGCGGGCAGGCGATCGCGTGATCCGCATCACCGATCAACCCGGCCTGCGGGCAGACCGCAAATCCTGGCCGAAGAACACGAGGGATTGCCCGCAATGA
- a CDS encoding type IV pilus twitching motility protein PilT, translating to MNAPLSTVWQGRGADPWVRDPRKSAPGLDHLLTWAYRQGASRIAFLSGHPVWVRIHGLNQPVEPDPIPESDLALITNHIYGADGTARLKKGQDFDLTYEVLLDRGTRLRFRINATATRTSRRDGVNIILRPIPDKPPTLEQQRVEQGILESFRPHEGMVIVSGATGSGKSTLIAGMTMAKLNDPNGHYNIIEGAAPIEFMFDRMRSDSSTIVQSEIPIDLPTFEAFIRGCMRREPTDIIVGECRDSVTMAAAIQAAISGHTLTTTIHANDVALTMQRIASLCPPDERDNLISAVAQSLRLVINQKLIRSSDGKRIALREFLVFNRALRTTFLETDPKLWPALTRQAIATEGQSYEQAINRLLEAGLISEETAAHERKEIG from the coding sequence ATGAACGCGCCGCTTTCGACGGTCTGGCAGGGACGGGGGGCTGACCCCTGGGTGCGCGATCCACGCAAAAGCGCGCCTGGTCTCGATCATCTTCTGACCTGGGCCTATCGGCAGGGGGCTTCGCGCATCGCCTTTTTGAGCGGTCATCCCGTCTGGGTGCGTATTCATGGCCTCAATCAACCGGTTGAGCCCGATCCCATTCCTGAAAGCGATCTCGCTCTCATCACCAACCATATCTATGGCGCCGATGGTACGGCGCGGTTGAAGAAAGGCCAGGACTTCGACCTCACTTACGAAGTCCTGCTCGATCGCGGCACCCGCCTGCGTTTTCGCATCAATGCGACGGCCACGCGGACAAGCCGCCGCGACGGCGTGAATATCATCCTGCGGCCGATCCCTGACAAGCCGCCGACGCTGGAACAGCAAAGGGTCGAGCAAGGCATCCTGGAGTCCTTTCGGCCGCATGAGGGCATGGTGATCGTCTCGGGGGCGACGGGCTCGGGCAAATCGACGCTGATCGCCGGCATGACGATGGCCAAGCTGAATGATCCCAATGGCCATTACAACATCATTGAAGGCGCGGCTCCCATCGAATTCATGTTCGATCGGATGAGGAGCGATAGTTCTACGATCGTTCAGAGCGAGATCCCGATCGATCTGCCGACTTTCGAAGCCTTTATTCGCGGCTGTATGCGGCGTGAGCCCACTGACATCATTGTGGGTGAGTGCCGTGACAGTGTCACGATGGCGGCGGCGATCCAGGCGGCGATCTCGGGCCATACTCTGACGACGACGATCCATGCCAATGACGTCGCTTTGACCATGCAGCGGATCGCAAGCCTCTGTCCGCCCGATGAGCGGGACAATCTCATCAGCGCGGTGGCGCAATCGCTGCGCCTTGTCATCAATCAGAAACTGATCCGTTCCAGCGATGGGAAGCGCATCGCTCTGCGCGAGTTTCTGGTCTTCAACCGCGCTCTGCGAACCACTTTCCTCGAAACCGATCCGAAATTGTGGCCCGCCCTCACCCGGCAGGCCATTGCGACGGAAGGACAATCTTATGAGCAGGCGATCAACCGCCTGCTCGAAGCCGGGCTGATCTCGGAAGAGACAGCTGCCCATGAACGCAAGGAGATTGGATAA
- the icmT gene encoding IcmT/TraK family protein encodes MWRNTARPVMVVFLDARACFPVLAFFMYWSWTTAKIAIFGTLFFGMISWLGLTLPSFVRLLRRWINGSLRPAIPAWKRRRFA; translated from the coding sequence ATGTGGCGGAATACGGCGCGGCCCGTGATGGTCGTGTTTCTCGATGCGCGAGCCTGTTTCCCGGTTCTCGCATTCTTCATGTACTGGAGTTGGACGACCGCCAAGATCGCCATTTTCGGCACGCTCTTCTTCGGCATGATCTCCTGGCTCGGCCTGACACTCCCGTCGTTTGTCCGGCTTTTGCGGCGCTGGATCAATGGGAGCCTTCGGCCAGCCATTCCCGCTTGGAAGCGCAGGAGGTTCGCATGA
- a CDS encoding lytic transglycosylase domain-containing protein, with amino-acid sequence MFFKPGLFGVAFAVLSASITHADPLMSEGQKVLACIEASAEIHHLPSGLLLTLLRVEAGELGKVSQNKNRTVDIGPMQINDSWVHKIARHWGASDAETYRALRDNFCANVAGGGWILRQTLDEAKGDIWEGVALYHSHTPVHKVRYLHQVLHHLHALQKEAQVSSRNSGS; translated from the coding sequence ATGTTTTTCAAACCCGGTCTCTTCGGTGTGGCCTTTGCGGTCTTAAGTGCCTCTATCACTCACGCCGATCCGCTCATGAGCGAGGGCCAGAAAGTGCTGGCCTGTATCGAGGCCTCGGCCGAGATCCATCATTTGCCGTCTGGTCTGCTCCTGACTCTCTTGCGGGTCGAAGCCGGGGAGCTCGGCAAAGTCTCACAGAACAAGAACAGGACGGTCGATATCGGGCCGATGCAGATCAATGATAGCTGGGTGCATAAGATCGCCCGGCATTGGGGAGCCTCCGATGCCGAGACTTACCGCGCCTTGCGGGACAATTTCTGCGCCAATGTGGCGGGCGGCGGCTGGATCCTGCGCCAGACGCTTGATGAGGCGAAGGGCGATATTTGGGAAGGCGTGGCGCTCTATCACTCGCATACACCTGTCCATAAAGTCCGCTATCTTCATCAGGTCCTGCATCATCTCCATGCGCTGCAGAAGGAAGCACAAGTTTCCTCTCGGAATTCAGGGAGCTGA
- a CDS encoding type IV secretory system conjugative DNA transfer family protein, with protein MIMREIAGPQGRFERTGAQNLRDTRSITQRFASALVTNFSAVMLTVGAGAMVIEPASVELIAPASLLYAGIVLTRRVKLPMRLPKSARIKDWNYPDPSSRKPRMAAGTIYLGRDIETNHELWLTPEDGRQHATIPGTTGAGKTTAIVSFLTNALTQGSGFVLVDGKADNKLYGEILALARRFGREDDVLALNFLVASGEKQSNTFNPFATGNADAIRELLASQLGEQNAQDSNGVFRARAVALIGTIAPVLTWMRDHRGVPISIETIRFCLELRWIWTLATHRLFMVRDPSNGKIIEYDVSKDMPEEIIYPMQAYLGELPGYDSSVPWNQQKDNKPSEQHGYALMYFTATFTQLAVSLGHIFKVLNGDIDIRDVVLNRRILVVSLPALENSDDTLAALGKIVVASLRGMMAQILGAKLEGDYAQIVENKPGMGVAPFMVVLDELAYYATGGLDRMLAMGRGLNIMFWLAFQEVSGIWARIGEKTASLLGNANLTVAMRQQDAQRTREWLEQTAGQTYVTQAGGYQTGELGTYLESQHADLRQVSRIDWRDLQSLIEGEAIILFGGRRIYAKLFHAKVDVSGPMRLNRCLALLPPKPEVLSQEEARLSELIATFQNGLIGFGVEGPSDPVLEAGLGAFRQELKKGSSIDQGLQEVFEAIDALPHELAQSSLVIQKDEALRPIKTPFTDLLETSRTGWPLPPASFGLPREPIDQRLFLDVVEIERTIGASQSAARKTALDLLALRDLALRDEQNEPRPAVSVEDQKRKLRSLIETFEAIAEAGELVPI; from the coding sequence ATGATCATGCGCGAGATCGCTGGCCCGCAGGGGCGTTTCGAACGAACGGGCGCGCAAAACCTGCGCGATACCCGCTCGATCACGCAGCGTTTCGCATCGGCACTGGTTACGAACTTCTCGGCCGTCATGCTCACGGTCGGTGCAGGAGCCATGGTGATCGAGCCCGCGAGTGTTGAGCTGATCGCTCCGGCCAGCCTGCTGTATGCCGGCATCGTCCTCACGCGGCGCGTCAAGCTGCCAATGCGCCTCCCCAAGAGCGCCAGGATCAAGGACTGGAACTATCCCGATCCATCCTCCCGCAAGCCCCGCATGGCGGCCGGCACGATCTATCTCGGCCGCGACATCGAAACCAATCATGAATTGTGGCTCACGCCGGAGGATGGGCGCCAGCATGCGACCATTCCTGGGACGACGGGTGCGGGTAAGACCACGGCGATCGTCTCCTTCCTGACCAATGCTCTGACGCAGGGCTCGGGCTTCGTGCTCGTGGACGGCAAGGCCGACAACAAGCTCTATGGTGAGATCCTAGCCCTGGCACGCCGCTTCGGCCGCGAGGATGATGTCCTTGCCCTGAATTTCCTGGTGGCGAGCGGTGAGAAACAGTCGAACACGTTCAATCCTTTTGCGACAGGCAACGCGGACGCCATCCGCGAATTGCTGGCGAGCCAGCTCGGCGAACAGAATGCGCAGGATTCCAATGGCGTGTTCCGCGCCCGCGCGGTGGCCTTGATTGGCACGATCGCGCCCGTGCTCACCTGGATGCGCGATCATCGCGGCGTGCCGATCAGCATCGAGACGATCCGCTTTTGCCTTGAATTACGCTGGATCTGGACACTCGCCACCCATCGCCTGTTCATGGTCCGCGATCCCTCAAACGGCAAGATCATCGAATACGACGTGTCGAAAGACATGCCGGAAGAAATCATCTATCCGATGCAGGCTTATCTCGGCGAACTGCCAGGCTATGATTCCAGCGTGCCCTGGAACCAGCAGAAGGACAACAAGCCGTCCGAGCAGCATGGCTATGCGCTCATGTATTTTACGGCGACCTTCACTCAGCTCGCTGTCAGCCTCGGCCACATTTTCAAGGTGCTCAATGGTGACATCGACATCCGCGATGTCGTGCTCAATCGGCGTATTCTGGTGGTGTCGCTGCCAGCCCTCGAGAACTCCGACGATACGCTGGCGGCGCTTGGCAAGATCGTCGTCGCCTCCTTGCGCGGGATGATGGCGCAGATCCTCGGTGCCAAGCTCGAGGGCGATTATGCGCAGATCGTCGAGAACAAGCCGGGCATGGGTGTCGCGCCCTTCATGGTGGTCCTCGATGAGCTGGCCTATTATGCGACGGGCGGTCTCGACCGCATGCTGGCCATGGGCCGTGGCCTCAATATCATGTTCTGGTTGGCGTTTCAGGAAGTCTCCGGCATTTGGGCGCGGATCGGGGAGAAGACGGCCTCTCTACTCGGCAACGCCAATCTGACCGTGGCGATGCGCCAGCAGGACGCGCAACGCACCCGCGAATGGCTCGAACAGACGGCTGGCCAAACCTATGTGACCCAGGCCGGTGGCTATCAGACGGGCGAACTCGGCACCTATCTCGAGAGCCAGCATGCCGATCTGCGCCAGGTGTCGCGGATCGACTGGCGCGATTTGCAGAGCCTGATCGAGGGCGAGGCAATCATTCTGTTTGGCGGCCGCCGCATCTACGCCAAGCTCTTTCATGCCAAAGTCGACGTCTCGGGGCCGATGCGCCTCAACCGCTGTCTGGCTTTGCTGCCACCGAAGCCTGAAGTGCTTTCCCAGGAAGAAGCGCGTCTTTCGGAACTGATTGCGACCTTCCAGAACGGGCTAATCGGGTTCGGAGTGGAGGGGCCAAGCGATCCGGTGCTCGAGGCTGGCCTTGGCGCGTTTCGGCAGGAGTTGAAGAAGGGCTCCTCGATCGACCAGGGCCTGCAGGAGGTCTTCGAGGCGATTGACGCGCTGCCGCATGAGCTCGCTCAATCCTCTTTGGTGATCCAGAAAGACGAAGCGCTGCGTCCGATCAAGACTCCGTTCACGGATCTTTTGGAAACGAGCCGAACCGGCTGGCCTTTGCCGCCCGCGTCCTTCGGATTGCCGCGTGAACCGATTGATCAGCGGCTCTTTCTCGACGTTGTCGAAATCGAGAGGACGATCGGTGCGTCTCAATCCGCCGCTCGCAAGACAGCCCTCGATCTGTTGGCGCTGCGCGATCTTGCCTTGAGAGATGAACAGAATGAGCCCCGGCCAGCTGTTTCGGTCGAGGATCAGAAACGTAAGCTCAGAAGCCTGATTGAGACATTCGAGGCCATTGCAGAGGCAGGCGAGCTCGTGCCGATTTAA
- a CDS encoding type II toxin-antitoxin system Phd/YefM family antitoxin translates to MAHIVLAEITASISELKKNPMGTVAAGEGAAVAILNRNEPAFYCVPARTYEAMLERLEDMELNAIADARANDPVIKVNLDDL, encoded by the coding sequence ATGGCGCATATTGTTCTCGCTGAGATAACAGCCAGCATCTCGGAACTGAAAAAGAACCCCATGGGGACAGTAGCGGCTGGAGAAGGCGCAGCAGTTGCGATCCTCAATCGCAACGAGCCAGCGTTTTATTGCGTGCCTGCCCGCACCTATGAGGCGATGCTGGAACGTCTTGAAGATATGGAACTGAACGCCATTGCTGACGCGAGAGCGAATGATCCTGTCATCAAGGTCAATCTGGATGACCTATGA
- a CDS encoding type II toxin-antitoxin system RelE family toxin: protein MTYELAFVDAALKEWHKLDRNTREQFKKKLTERCENPRVPSAKLSGSTDRYKIKLRSVGYRLVYEVREAEILVVVIAIGKRERSEVYKAAERRDL from the coding sequence ATGACCTATGAGCTCGCTTTCGTGGATGCCGCTCTGAAAGAATGGCACAAGCTCGATAGGAACACGCGTGAGCAGTTCAAGAAGAAGCTCACGGAACGCTGTGAAAATCCGCGCGTGCCCTCCGCAAAGCTCTCGGGAAGCACGGACCGGTACAAGATCAAATTGCGCAGCGTTGGCTATCGGCTCGTCTATGAGGTTCGGGAAGCGGAAATTCTGGTGGTCGTGATTGCGATTGGGAAGAGGGAACGCAGTGAAGTCTATAAAGCGGCCGAGCGACGAGACCTTTAA